A stretch of the Bdellovibrio sp. 22V genome encodes the following:
- a CDS encoding transposase, whose protein sequence is MPRQKQIYTAEFPYHLSARSHNKEWFHLPIHEVWEIMSNYLYFIHQAYKVEIHAFVLMSNHFHLIARFPENNMQEAMNYFMRETSRVISRSSGRINQTYGSRYFRSVITKDLHLEHVYKYVYRNPVEAKICAQVEDYPFSTLQIRLGLRNGVIPLAPDLLLEEKPHSTLTWLNTKPLENDKETIRKSLKRPSFGFSNRSSGTFIHHLEVDRY, encoded by the coding sequence ATGCCAAGACAAAAACAAATCTACACAGCCGAATTTCCGTATCACCTTTCAGCACGCTCACACAATAAAGAATGGTTCCATCTTCCCATCCATGAAGTCTGGGAGATTATGTCGAACTATCTCTACTTCATTCATCAAGCCTATAAAGTGGAAATCCATGCGTTCGTTCTGATGAGTAACCACTTCCACTTGATTGCGCGGTTTCCCGAAAACAATATGCAAGAAGCGATGAACTATTTCATGCGGGAAACTTCTCGAGTCATATCCAGAAGCTCCGGAAGAATAAATCAAACCTACGGATCTCGTTACTTTAGATCTGTTATTACCAAAGACCTTCACTTGGAACACGTCTATAAATATGTATATCGAAATCCTGTGGAAGCAAAAATTTGCGCCCAGGTTGAAGATTATCCGTTCAGCACTCTGCAGATAAGACTCGGATTGCGAAATGGCGTCATTCCGCTTGCGCCAGATCTTTTATTAGAAGAAAAGCCACACTCGACATTAACTTGGCTCAACACGAAGCCTTTAGAAAATGACAAAGAAACGATTCGGAAAAGTTTAAAACGACCAAGCTTCGGATTTTCTAACCGAAGCTCGGGAACTTTTATTCATCATTTAGAAGTGGATCGATATTAG
- the speA gene encoding biosynthetic arginine decarboxylase, translated as MSNWSPEKSAELYGINNWGNGYFRINGAGNVAVTPMGANGPTVDLFELTQDLLDRGIRVPIMIRFPEIIKSRVELLNGCFQKAFADHGYKGSYRGVYPIKVNQQRHLVQELVKYGRGYSMGLEAGSKPELLVVLALMNTENALIICNGFKDSEYIETAILSQKLGRNTIIVVDRKEELKMIVDCAKKFNARPKIGFRAKLNTQGAGKWVDSSGARSKFGLTSTEIVEGVEYLKKEGMLECLELLHYHIGSQVPQIQSIKSSLKEGARFYTELVKMGAGLKYIDVGGGLGVDYDGSGHSDSSVNYSEQEYANDIVSVLQTLCDEKGVPHPDIVTESGRFLVAHHSVLVFNVMGINDLHRHEPPRPALKTDHSIMQDMQYIYEKVNKDNINECFNDLEQAKQETLQLFTYGVLSLEQRAWCESMYFAIATKMVKLARATPDCEDIVTALSKELCDTYFSNFSVFQSVPDSWAVGQLFPVIPIHRLGEEPVREATLADLTCDSDGVIEKFIDTASGEPKETVRLHQFTDGQQYYLGVFLTGAYQEILGDLHNLFGDTDAVHISLNGVGYTIDHYVPGDTVTEVLSYVQYGRSEMVDNVRQATEESIQKGSITKQEAKLLIKHYEEGLSGYTYLEEAE; from the coding sequence ATGTCTAATTGGAGTCCTGAAAAAAGCGCGGAGCTTTATGGGATTAACAACTGGGGCAACGGTTATTTCAGAATCAACGGAGCCGGCAACGTTGCTGTGACTCCTATGGGCGCAAACGGTCCCACAGTGGATTTGTTTGAATTGACCCAAGATCTTTTGGACCGTGGTATTCGCGTTCCTATCATGATTCGCTTTCCTGAAATTATTAAATCTCGTGTAGAGCTTTTGAACGGTTGTTTCCAAAAAGCTTTCGCGGATCATGGCTACAAAGGTTCTTACCGTGGCGTTTACCCTATTAAGGTGAATCAACAACGTCATCTCGTTCAAGAGTTGGTGAAATACGGTCGTGGTTACTCCATGGGTCTTGAGGCGGGTTCTAAACCTGAGCTTCTTGTTGTTCTTGCTTTGATGAACACGGAAAATGCGCTCATCATTTGCAACGGCTTCAAAGACTCCGAATACATCGAGACGGCGATTCTTTCTCAAAAATTGGGAAGAAACACGATCATCGTTGTCGATCGTAAAGAAGAATTAAAAATGATCGTGGACTGCGCAAAAAAATTCAACGCGCGTCCTAAGATCGGTTTCCGGGCAAAATTAAACACTCAAGGTGCCGGCAAGTGGGTGGACTCTTCAGGAGCTCGCTCTAAATTCGGTCTAACTTCGACGGAAATCGTTGAGGGCGTTGAGTACTTGAAAAAAGAAGGCATGCTTGAATGCCTTGAGCTTCTTCACTACCACATTGGCTCGCAAGTTCCACAAATTCAGTCCATCAAGTCTTCTTTGAAAGAAGGCGCACGCTTCTATACAGAGCTTGTGAAAATGGGCGCGGGCTTGAAGTACATCGACGTCGGCGGTGGTCTTGGCGTTGACTACGATGGTTCTGGCCACTCTGACAGTTCCGTAAACTATTCTGAACAAGAGTACGCGAACGACATCGTGTCTGTTTTGCAAACTCTTTGCGACGAAAAAGGCGTTCCTCATCCAGACATCGTGACAGAGTCAGGCCGCTTCTTGGTGGCGCATCACTCTGTTCTTGTCTTCAACGTGATGGGTATTAACGACCTTCATCGTCACGAACCTCCTCGTCCTGCTTTAAAGACTGATCACTCGATCATGCAAGACATGCAGTACATTTACGAGAAGGTGAACAAAGACAATATCAACGAGTGCTTCAATGACCTCGAGCAAGCGAAACAAGAGACTCTTCAGCTTTTCACTTACGGCGTTTTGAGTCTTGAACAACGCGCTTGGTGTGAAAGCATGTACTTCGCCATCGCTACGAAGATGGTGAAATTGGCTCGGGCCACTCCGGACTGCGAAGACATCGTGACAGCCCTTTCTAAAGAGCTTTGCGACACTTATTTCTCGAACTTCTCTGTATTCCAATCCGTACCGGATTCATGGGCAGTGGGACAATTGTTCCCAGTGATCCCAATTCACCGCTTGGGTGAAGAGCCCGTACGTGAAGCCACATTGGCGGATTTGACTTGTGATTCTGACGGCGTGATCGAAAAGTTCATCGACACGGCATCAGGAGAGCCTAAAGAAACGGTCCGCTTGCATCAATTCACAGACGGTCAACAGTACTACCTTGGCGTATTCTTGACGGGTGCCTACCAAGAGATCCTTGGCGACCTGCACAATCTTTTCGGAGATACAGATGCAGTTCACATCTCTTTGAACGGCGTCGGTTACACCATCGACCATTACGTTCCAGGCGATACAGTGACGGAAGTTCTTTCTTACGTTCAGTACGGCCGCTCGGAAATGGTAGACAATGTTCGTCAGGCAACAGAAGAAAGCATCCAAAAAGGCTCGATCACAAAACAAGAAGCAAAACTTCTGATCAAGCACTACGAGGAAGGCCTCTCAGGCTACACCTACCTCGAAGAAGCCGAATAG
- the leuS gene encoding leucine--tRNA ligase, protein MSMNFTEYEHKWQKKWAEAKAFQAETNSKKPKYYALDMFPYPSGSGLHVGHIASYTPADIISRYKRASGFNVLHPMGYDAFGLPAEQYAIQTGIHPAITTQKAIESFRKTLQSFGFSFDWSREISTCEPNYYKWTQFIFLKLYERGLAYQKEVPVNWCPALKTVLANDEVIDGKSERGGHPVIRVPMKQWMLKITDYAERLLNDLDKVDWPERTKEAQRNWIGKSEGARVTFKIDGTGDTFEVFTTRPDTLFGVTFMVMAPEHPLVKKITSSEHKSQVEEYIATTSRKSEVDRKATTDKTGVFTGAYALNPVSGEKTPIWIADYVLMDYGTGAIMAVPGHDARDFEFATKFQLPVKRVLEGGDALPFEGDGTLVNSDFLNGLSKADAIKKMLSHLEAQKLGVREVQYKLRDWLFSRQRYWGEPFPIVHFADGSRGVPVNELPVVLPEVADYEPSDTGEAPLARNAEWVRYVSKDGKEGRRETDTMPGAAGSSWYFLRYIDPHNDQAPFSPDAEKYWMPVDLYVGGPEHTVGHLLYSRFWMKVLFDCGLVTHDEPFQKLAHQGMVLGPDGEKMSKSRGNVIPALDICHTHGADAVRTFVSFMGPLDKDKAWSPTGIDGVKRFLDRVSRLVANDEGQVVVTKDAPPLEIEKLVHKTIKKVTDDIETMSFNTAVSAMMILVNELYKAECRSEKALKPLVQILAPFAPHLAEELWEKMNGEGLCSLAPWPKYDSTLVADDTVTIGVQVNGKMRGTIEIGVAASEEEAVTAAKAVAAVSSVLGGKNPDKVIYKAGKILNLIVK, encoded by the coding sequence ATGAGCATGAATTTCACCGAGTACGAACATAAGTGGCAAAAGAAATGGGCTGAGGCGAAAGCGTTTCAAGCCGAGACAAATAGCAAGAAGCCTAAGTATTATGCTTTGGACATGTTCCCCTATCCGTCGGGATCTGGACTGCATGTGGGCCATATCGCCTCGTACACTCCTGCTGATATTATCTCTCGTTATAAAAGAGCCAGCGGATTCAATGTTCTTCATCCCATGGGTTATGACGCCTTCGGTTTGCCGGCGGAACAATATGCAATTCAAACCGGCATTCACCCTGCAATCACAACACAAAAAGCGATCGAGAGTTTTAGAAAGACATTGCAGTCTTTCGGATTCAGCTTCGACTGGAGCCGCGAAATCTCCACATGTGAACCGAATTATTACAAGTGGACTCAGTTTATTTTCTTAAAGCTCTACGAGCGTGGACTTGCTTATCAAAAAGAAGTTCCCGTGAACTGGTGCCCTGCTTTGAAAACGGTTCTTGCCAATGACGAAGTCATCGACGGCAAATCCGAGCGCGGCGGTCACCCGGTCATTCGCGTTCCAATGAAGCAGTGGATGCTGAAAATTACGGACTATGCCGAGCGCCTTTTGAACGACCTCGACAAAGTCGATTGGCCTGAGCGCACGAAAGAAGCGCAACGCAACTGGATCGGCAAAAGCGAAGGCGCACGTGTCACTTTCAAAATCGACGGCACAGGCGATACTTTCGAAGTTTTCACCACTCGACCCGACACTTTGTTTGGCGTGACGTTTATGGTGATGGCTCCCGAGCATCCTTTGGTGAAAAAAATCACTTCTTCCGAACATAAATCACAAGTGGAAGAATATATCGCGACGACATCTCGCAAATCTGAGGTCGATCGTAAAGCGACGACAGATAAAACCGGCGTCTTCACAGGCGCGTATGCTTTGAATCCTGTTTCAGGGGAAAAAACTCCGATCTGGATCGCTGATTATGTTTTGATGGACTACGGGACTGGCGCGATCATGGCCGTTCCTGGTCACGATGCGCGTGACTTTGAATTTGCGACAAAATTCCAACTTCCTGTAAAACGCGTTCTTGAGGGCGGCGACGCTCTTCCGTTCGAAGGCGACGGGACTTTGGTGAATTCCGATTTCTTGAATGGTTTGTCGAAAGCCGATGCCATCAAAAAAATGCTTTCTCACCTTGAAGCGCAAAAATTGGGTGTACGCGAAGTTCAGTACAAACTCCGTGACTGGTTGTTCTCGCGCCAACGTTATTGGGGCGAGCCGTTCCCGATCGTGCATTTTGCGGACGGCAGCCGCGGCGTTCCTGTAAATGAACTTCCTGTGGTTCTTCCGGAAGTTGCAGATTATGAACCTTCCGATACAGGCGAGGCCCCACTGGCTCGCAACGCGGAATGGGTTCGTTACGTTTCCAAAGACGGCAAAGAAGGACGTCGCGAGACTGACACCATGCCGGGAGCGGCGGGTTCTTCTTGGTACTTCTTGCGTTACATTGATCCTCACAACGATCAAGCGCCTTTCAGCCCTGATGCGGAAAAGTATTGGATGCCGGTGGATCTTTACGTCGGTGGGCCTGAGCATACCGTCGGCCACTTGTTATATTCCCGCTTCTGGATGAAGGTACTTTTTGACTGCGGATTGGTGACTCACGACGAGCCTTTCCAAAAACTGGCTCACCAAGGAATGGTTCTCGGCCCCGATGGTGAGAAAATGTCGAAATCTCGCGGCAACGTCATCCCTGCTTTGGATATCTGCCACACGCATGGAGCCGATGCTGTACGCACCTTCGTCAGCTTCATGGGGCCTTTGGATAAAGACAAAGCGTGGTCTCCAACCGGCATTGACGGCGTAAAACGCTTTTTGGACCGTGTTTCTCGTTTGGTTGCGAACGATGAAGGCCAAGTTGTCGTCACCAAGGACGCTCCACCTCTTGAGATTGAGAAATTAGTTCACAAAACGATTAAAAAAGTCACAGACGATATCGAAACTATGAGTTTCAACACGGCTGTGAGCGCGATGATGATCCTTGTAAACGAGCTCTACAAGGCGGAATGTCGCTCTGAAAAGGCTTTGAAACCGCTCGTCCAGATTCTGGCTCCTTTTGCTCCTCATTTGGCGGAAGAATTGTGGGAAAAAATGAACGGAGAGGGACTTTGCTCTTTGGCTCCTTGGCCAAAATATGATAGTACCCTCGTCGCTGATGACACGGTCACTATCGGCGTGCAAGTGAATGGCAAAATGCGCGGCACGATCGAAATTGGCGTTGCAGCTTCTGAAGAGGAAGCGGTAACGGCGGCGAAAGCTGTTGCAGCGGTGTCTTCGGTTCTTGGCGGAAAAAATCCCGATAAGGTGATTTACAAAGCCGGGAAGATTTTGAATTTGATCGTGAAGTAG
- a CDS encoding diguanylate cyclase, with product MKQPRSRRILVIDDDKDSLEILLEPLRWEGYDARGVTSEAEAHALVESWIPHVVILDWIAPSMAGLKILRAMRERLAHVSCVFVSENSSTEAIIEALDAGADDYIVKPFVPLELLARIRTQLRIRDLHEQLLFANEKLKELVDTDDLTGLYNMRSLYQRLDFEMERGRRFHRDVCVVMMDMDYFKTVNDGHDHLFGSYVLSEVGKIIRANTRNIDIPARYGGDEFLVVLTETNHEGAMYFCERLRENIQKTTFKSGDDSIKLTASVGFAITIPGENITARELVRRADHALYDAKRGGRNQVCYYKPEQAPVVELKTAAQKRRKAAG from the coding sequence ATGAAACAACCCAGAAGTCGCCGTATCCTTGTGATCGACGACGACAAAGACAGCTTAGAGATTCTATTGGAACCTCTGCGCTGGGAAGGCTATGACGCCCGTGGCGTGACCTCAGAAGCAGAGGCGCACGCGCTGGTAGAGTCATGGATTCCGCATGTCGTGATTCTGGATTGGATTGCTCCATCTATGGCAGGTTTGAAAATCCTGCGTGCTATGCGCGAGCGTTTGGCTCACGTTTCCTGCGTTTTCGTTTCAGAAAATTCCAGCACAGAAGCCATTATCGAAGCGCTCGACGCCGGAGCGGATGACTATATCGTCAAGCCGTTCGTGCCTTTGGAGCTTTTAGCGCGCATTCGTACCCAATTGCGTATCCGCGATTTGCATGAGCAGCTGCTTTTTGCCAATGAAAAACTGAAAGAGCTTGTGGATACGGATGACCTCACGGGTCTTTATAACATGCGCTCTCTGTATCAACGTCTGGACTTCGAGATGGAGCGTGGTCGTCGCTTCCACCGCGATGTCTGTGTCGTGATGATGGATATGGACTACTTTAAAACCGTGAATGACGGCCACGATCACTTATTCGGAAGTTACGTTCTGTCGGAAGTCGGTAAAATCATTCGCGCGAACACGCGCAATATCGATATTCCGGCTCGTTACGGTGGTGACGAATTCCTTGTTGTTTTGACGGAAACGAATCACGAAGGTGCGATGTACTTCTGTGAACGCTTGCGTGAAAACATCCAGAAAACCACTTTCAAAAGTGGTGATGACTCAATCAAGCTGACGGCTTCCGTTGGTTTTGCGATTACAATTCCCGGCGAAAATATTACGGCTCGGGAATTGGTTCGTCGTGCCGACCATGCCCTGTACGATGCCAAGCGCGGGGGACGCAATCAGGTTTGCTATTACAAGCCCGAACAAGCTCCCGTCGTCGAGCTCAAGACAGCCGCGCAAAAACGCCGAAAAGCAGCAGGTTAA
- a CDS encoding cation diffusion facilitator family transporter, with translation MAKSLSNPADIIRNRAAWISAIASLLIFLLKMAAYRVTGSTAVLSDALESIVNVIASGVALYVVRFAAQPADHEHPYGHGKAEYFSSTFEGGMIFFAAVMIIYESVKALIYREPTQELEMGLLIVGGAAILNLALGLYLQRVGKTHQSDALKASGAHVLSDVVTTAGVMLGLLLVLVTDLQWIDPLVAILVGLQLAYSGYKIMRESIGVLMDEQDEEILQNLTNALEKNRHPGIIDIHHLRTIRSGRFHHIDAHLVVPEYWDVAKVHEFSQDYENSVVKDYDFDGELAFHLDPCKKSYCRVCAVENCPIRQKPFELHRPFTVKSLTDGPRPTNQGTYDIPGSTQTN, from the coding sequence ATGGCAAAATCTCTTTCCAATCCAGCTGACATCATTCGCAATCGTGCCGCTTGGATTTCTGCTATTGCCAGTCTTCTTATTTTTCTTCTTAAAATGGCAGCCTATCGAGTCACCGGATCGACAGCGGTTCTATCCGATGCGCTTGAAAGTATCGTGAATGTGATTGCTTCCGGTGTTGCTTTGTATGTCGTTCGTTTTGCCGCTCAGCCGGCCGACCATGAACATCCCTATGGGCATGGGAAAGCGGAATACTTTTCTTCCACATTTGAAGGCGGAATGATTTTCTTTGCCGCGGTCATGATTATTTATGAGAGTGTGAAAGCACTTATCTATCGCGAGCCAACGCAAGAATTAGAAATGGGTCTTTTGATTGTCGGGGGAGCGGCCATTCTGAACCTTGCTTTGGGCTTATACCTGCAGCGCGTGGGGAAAACTCATCAGAGTGACGCTCTGAAAGCCAGTGGCGCGCATGTTCTTTCCGACGTCGTTACCACGGCCGGAGTCATGCTCGGTCTGTTATTGGTTTTAGTCACGGATTTGCAGTGGATTGACCCGTTGGTCGCGATCTTAGTGGGCCTTCAGTTGGCTTATTCGGGATACAAAATCATGCGCGAGTCCATCGGCGTTTTGATGGATGAGCAAGATGAAGAGATCCTGCAAAATCTGACTAATGCTCTCGAAAAAAATCGCCATCCTGGTATTATCGACATCCATCATTTGCGCACGATTCGCTCTGGGCGCTTCCATCACATTGATGCTCACTTGGTGGTTCCGGAATACTGGGATGTCGCTAAAGTTCATGAGTTTTCTCAAGATTATGAGAACAGCGTGGTAAAGGATTATGACTTTGATGGCGAGCTCGCTTTTCACCTCGACCCATGTAAAAAATCCTACTGCCGTGTCTGTGCGGTAGAGAATTGTCCGATCAGACAAAAACCATTTGAACTCCACAGACCATTCACTGTGAAAAGCTTGACCGATGGCCCGCGTCCGACTAATCAAGGGACGTATGACATTCCAGGCTCCACGCAGACAAATTAA
- the trmB gene encoding tRNA (guanosine(46)-N7)-methyltransferase TrmB, whose translation MTFQAPRRQINITTNLPHQNAYTLALNGEYSHVAFDEVRAPLNKGKWRSDVFKADASMPMDVEVGTGNGTYFAHHAQTHHQRLLVGLELKYKPLIQSIRRAIKAGCKNAAIARFHAFNIDELFTEGEIDNVYIHFPDPWTSPKKPKNRFVCKQNLELLHRLQKPGSFINFKTDSLEYFLWAMDEIRQAPYKIIFETQDLHNSEMKDQNFETAFEKIFLREGIKINFVRLQKIT comes from the coding sequence ATGACATTCCAGGCTCCACGCAGACAAATTAACATTACGACAAATCTTCCTCATCAAAATGCTTATACTTTGGCGTTGAACGGCGAATACTCGCATGTGGCATTCGATGAAGTGCGCGCTCCGTTGAACAAAGGAAAATGGCGTTCCGATGTTTTTAAAGCGGACGCGTCGATGCCGATGGATGTGGAAGTGGGAACTGGAAACGGAACTTACTTTGCGCACCACGCGCAAACGCACCATCAGCGTCTTTTGGTCGGTCTGGAATTGAAATACAAACCTCTGATCCAGTCCATTCGTAGAGCTATTAAAGCCGGTTGCAAAAATGCGGCGATTGCACGCTTCCATGCTTTCAATATCGATGAATTGTTCACGGAAGGCGAGATTGATAATGTCTATATCCATTTCCCAGATCCTTGGACCTCGCCCAAAAAACCGAAAAACCGTTTTGTCTGCAAACAGAATTTAGAATTGTTGCATCGTCTGCAAAAGCCAGGATCGTTCATCAATTTTAAAACGGATTCTTTAGAGTACTTCTTGTGGGCGATGGATGAAATCCGCCAGGCTCCTTACAAAATCATTTTTGAGACGCAGGATTTGCATAATTCAGAAATGAAAGACCAAAACTTCGAAACGGCGTTTGAGAAAATCTTCCTGCGCGAAGGTATTAAAATCAATTTTGTTCGTTTGCAGAAGATCACTTAA